In Aricia agestis chromosome 16, ilAriAges1.1, whole genome shotgun sequence, one genomic interval encodes:
- the LOC121734937 gene encoding probable methylmalonate-semialdehyde dehydrogenase [acylating], mitochondrial — MASTMLKLLKSETPLLFNRSYSNAAPTTKLYIDGQFVESKTNKWIDLTNPATNEVIGRVPEATPAELNSALEAAKKAYKSWSQSTIMTRQQLMFKFARLLRENQSKLAAKITEEQGKTIADAEGDVLRGIQSVEHCCSITSLQLGDCIQNIAKDMDTHSYKVPLGVVGGVAAFNFPVMIPLWMFPPAVVTGNACIIKPSEQDPGATLMMMELLQEAGAPPGLVNVVHGTHDTVNFLCDEPDIKAVSFVGGDAAGKHIYSRASAAGKRVQSNMGAKNHGVIMPDANKEHTLNQLAGAAFGAAGQRCMALSTAVFVGSAKDWIPELVARAQSLKVNAGHVPGTDVGPVISVKAKERIEKLVESGVKQGAKLVLDGRGVKVSGFEKGNFVGPTILTDVKPNMECYKEEIFGPVLVCLFVDTLEEAIQMINANPYGNGTAIFTTNGATARKFANEIDVGQVGVNVPIPVPLSMFSFTGSRGSFLGTNHFCGKQGIDFYTELKTIVSFWRQSDVSHAKAAVSMPTQQ; from the exons ATGGCTTCCACAatgttaaaacttttaaaatccGAA ACTCCACTGCTGTTCAACCGATCTTACAGCAACGCAGCCCCCACAACCAAACTGTACATTGATGGACAGTTTGTTGAATCTAAGACAAATAAGTGGATTGACTTAACAAACCCCGCCACAAATGAAGTTATTGGAAG AGTGCCTGAAGCGACGCCGGCCGAACTGAATTCCGCTTTGGAGGCAGCCAAGAAGGCTTACAAGTCATGGAGCCAAAGCACTATCATGACTCGTCAGCAACTGATGttcaa GTTCGCACGTTTGCTACGCGAGAACCAGAGCAAGTTGGCGGCCAAGATCACGGAGGAGCAGGGCAAGACCATCGCCGACGCCGAAGGGGACGTCCTCAGAGGAATCC AATCGGTGGAGCACTGTTGCAGCATTACCTCTCTGCAGCTGGGTGACTGTATACAGAACATTGCTAAAGACATGGACACACACAGCTATAAAGTGCCGTTAGGTGTTGTGGGAG GTGTAGCGGCCTTCAACTTCCCCGTGATGATCCCCCTGTGGATGTTCCCGCCGGCGGTGGTGACGGGCAACGCGTGCATCATCAAGCCCTCGGAGCAGGACCCCGGCGCCACGCTCATGATGATGGAGCTGCTGCAGGAGGCCGGTGCTCCCCCCGGCCTCGTCAAC gTGGTCCACGGCACCCACGACACCGTCAACTTCTTGTGCGACGAGCCCGACATCAAAGCCGTGTCGTTCGTCGGCGGCGACGCTGCCGGCAAACACATCTACAGCCGCGCCTCCGCCGCAG GTAAACGCGTGCAATCCAACATGGGCGCGAAGAACCACGGTGTGATAATGCCAGACGCGAACAAGGAACATACACTCAACCAGCTGGCTGGAGCTGCGTTCGGGGCCGCGGGACAGAGGTGCATGGCGCTCAGCACCGCTGTCTTTGTTG GCTCAGCCAAGGATTGGATTCCGGAGCTGGTGGCGCGTGCGCAATCGCTCAAGGTGAACGCTGGCCATGTGCCCGGCACCGACGTGGGCCCCGTCATCTCTGTTAAGGCCAAGGAGAGGATTGAAAAGCTTGTGGAGTCTG gTGTGAAGCAGGGCGCCAAACTGGTTCTAGACGGCCGTGGCGTCAAAGTGTCTGGATTCGAAAAGGGCAACTTCGTTGGACCGACCATTCTCACGGATGTCAAACCTAACATGGAGTGTTATAAGGAGGAAATATTCGGCCCAGTCCTAGTCTGTCTCTTCGTTGATACTCTAGAAGAAGCCATTCAAATGATAAACGCCAACCCCTACGGAAACGGTACAGCCATCTTCACAACAAACGGAGCCACAGCGAGGAAGTTTGCCAATGAAATAGACGTTGGACAAGTGGGAGTTAACGTGCCGATTCCAGTGCCACTATCCATGTTCTCTTTCACGGGTTCGCGTGGCAGTTTCCTGGGTACAAACCACTTCTGCGGAAAACAGGGCATCGATTTTTACACGGAACTCAAGACAATCGTTTCATTCTGGAGACAGAGCGACGTGTCACACGCAAAGGCAGCCGTCTCGATGCCGACTCAACAATAA